CATCGTCCGTCTGTGTGGCTTTCCAGACCTCAAATGCCTCAAGGTTTTGCTGTGCTTTTTGCTGCCCACTTGCCATTAGTCATCTACCTCACCCAATAGCTTGCGAAGCCCTGTGACAAAGCCTCTAGGGAATACTTCGCTGTTGTATTCCATGTCTTTTACTTGACCCGCCTGAGTAGTTTGCCAGTCGTTCTTTTCCATGCATTCATCAGAAATGACATACGCTAAGGCTTTTTTCTCTGATTCGGTGAGTACGCCTGATAGGGATGGCAGCACTTCGACGCTTGGCTCTGCGGTGGTATCAAACTGGCGCACAGGGCGCTTGTCGATAGTGATATTGGCGTGTTGCTTGAGCAAATTGACCTCTTTGCGGTAGCGGTTACGCTCGGCAATGATTTGACCAAACAAGGCGCGTACCGCAGGGTCTGGGATGCGCTCTAACAGCTTATTATCCGCAGGGATGGATTTAGACCGTGAGGTGTTGGATAGCGGCTTTTTGGTACTGGTATTGCACTTTGCCGCCCACGCTTCGATGAGTGTTCGGTAGTGCTTATTACGGGTAGCACGCAAAGCTTCATACGCCAATCCGCCATTTTCAGCAGACACCCGACCAATTTGCGTGATGGAGAAATCACGCTGACCTGATTCTGCATAGGCTTTCAGCGTGTCATTGAGCTTATCGAGGTTTTGCTGCGTGCGAGGCACTTTGCCTTCTTTTAAGTCAGCCAAAATAACATCAATATCGAGTTCCATTAGTCCTCCAATAAGTTCGGTAGTGCTATGCCATCTAGATTAATGGCTTTATTAGTCAGTGCATGAATACCCTGAGAGAGCAGCTTGTTATCGGTCAGGTATTCTTCCGCTTCGATGTGGTTCGCCACCTTGCGGTAGCCTTCGAGCTTATCGTCAGGGTCAGCAATTTTCGCCATTTGGCGCAGCATGGCATTGGCGGCTATGAGTTGTTGTTTGTCGTCCATTTCCATGAAAATCGGCTCGAAGCCTTTTTTCATTAGCACACGACTGAGTTGCATC
This genomic interval from Vibrio agarivorans contains the following:
- the gmtX gene encoding gamma-mobile-trio protein GmtX; its protein translation is MELDIDVILADLKEGKVPRTQQNLDKLNDTLKAYAESGQRDFSITQIGRVSAENGGLAYEALRATRNKHYRTLIEAWAAKCNTSTKKPLSNTSRSKSIPADNKLLERIPDPAVRALFGQIIAERNRYRKEVNLLKQHANITIDKRPVRQFDTTAEPSVEVLPSLSGVLTESEKKALAYVISDECMEKNDWQTTQAGQVKDMEYNSEVFPRGFVTGLRKLLGEVDD